The following is a genomic window from Episyrphus balteatus chromosome 1, idEpiBalt1.1, whole genome shotgun sequence.
ttattttattatgttttttttttttgtggtactaCACCGGCGCGCGGTAGTAGTagcagcaaacaaaaaaacagctgGCTTTGCTGAATACCACTGACGAAGCGCGGAGGCACGCGTCTCATAGTTCCTACTAGGTTTTATTATGGTTGTGTgtcatttgtatatttttcgtaTATAAATACAGATCACCTAGTTTGTTTGATTATCAGTCAACTTTTGGTTGTGACTTGTAACGGTTTTCTCGAAGCTATTCGGTTGTATTTGTCTCGACATTTAACGTTTTTTTAAAACCTCTGGATTATAAACATGGTTGCCCTAAAGATCTTTGTAAGTGGAATATcccttaaaaattttaaataaaaaaatcagtgaaaaagtgttaaaatgTTATATCAAAGGACATTCTAAaatggatattaaaaaaaaaaatatttctttacaaaaaaaaactatttgtgtTCTAAGTGCATTTAtattgtgattttttatttaaaaaaaatctaaaatgttttTGTGTATAATTCGTAGGTTCTCCTTGCTACCCTTTGTGCTATGGCCTACAGTGCACCACAACCAGGATTTCTGGGAAAACAGTGAGTAATTTTGTGTATATAACTAAAAGTGAACTCATTTCAAACtgtaaaataattcaaaatttttatatttcaacaaaaaacaaaaattttgcggGTATAGCTATTTTTTTGGAtaatatttagaaaataattaTAGTGTTTATTTTTCTGGTAGTactattcaaaataataaagtttatatactttgctaaatttttttttaaatatttttttgttcagagtTTTGAAACAATTAATACGAATTCATGAATATAGTAATGAAATAATCATAGATATTAATGATTTTTAACCCATGAATATTTTAccctaaaattatatttaaacatttatttcCAACCGTGATCAAAGATTTGTAGAGTAATAGTGAGAATCATATTTCtattattacaaaataaaattatgcaaGCGCTTTCAAACATTAgacaaatatttgtttattaaataattaaacatgTCTCCATTTCTggctttaaaacatttttgttagttcttttaaaaaaataattactaagggaaagttaattttttactaaactaatttttttttttaattctaatacAATGCTGGACTAGGTCACACTTAAGACTTGTAGTTGATAAAGTTGATTCAAGCTATTTAATTTTAGTGTTAATGCTAcgtaaatgttaaatataattatagtttaaacaaaattttaaatatttttatgtgtttacaataataattaaattaaatttttaattttttaaattaaatttttaacaaattaattttttttaacaaataaatttttggattattgaaaaaaaaaaacgttagattaattgtttttgaaattgaataatacaatatggcataccattcatttaaaaaaaaatttcgaaaaattgttttttaaaacggctctaatgattttgaatttatttttttcatacttgttttggaaCTCCAATTCacttaagatgtttttttttttcttaaagaattaattttttgttttatttttcattttttttttcaaattattgtaTTGGGAAAATTGAATCTTACAGGAAGAAATTCTAAACTAACATAACTTTTAATCGTTTAAtcgcaatgcaaaaaaaaattttatttatcaaaagttTAGCTTCTTaacatttaagaaattaaaactttatttattcataatttggtgTTGGAGttagatatttttgtttttttttttcaattttaagggACTGGGCTTGTAAAGTTtactaagatttttttcttttctaaaaaaaaacgcagttttcCAAAACATTTGCTTAACTAAATTAAGCTGATCATTTATAGCTAAGATTATTCAAAGTGCAAATTGAACGATTAAATGGTTACTTCCACTCATTCTAATCCTTTAATACTCTTacgttaatttttaaatcacatTGGAAAACACCGTCCGCCACCGCTGcatggttttcaaaaattacttttttttaaacttattccatacaaattcaagTTGCAATTTTTACTCGGGATATCTACagtattttaagaatttttgtttgatacaaaatataaatgtgTCACTTACCTTTCTTTAGCTTTTCTTGATATTTCAAACAATTTatatttgcttttgtttttaacaccttaatttatgtaaattaagtacagttttttttgaaaaataagtttttcgaaaacataaatattattttttaaattctgttttttatcgttaaaaagggttaaaaatggaatttaaagtttttggatcatttatcaaacatttttttcaaaaacgacatTATATCCGAACTTCGTGGAAACATATGAGGCTATGACaacaatagtggcgtaacccataaaattcagttttgatCTACGAGAAATTTAtgaaacaacacttttttgagtGTTATCTAGTTTTGATTGTAGCTAGctgcataaatctatttttttgtataaaaatagatATAATAAGAGACCCATTTTTATCCTcatataacattaaaaaaaaaataccttattttttcacacaaaaaactaagtcaaattaaaaaataattgtttgaaacaatagggtttttttttgtaatttttgttcgcagaattcatttttgtatttacattTATAAGATTAATAAAATGTCGTAGTTTCTTTTTTGGAACTTAAGTTCCATTATAAGCATTTTGGCAGCAAAACAGGAATAAAATATTTCTCAAATAATAGGGAGAACATCAAAAGTCACTATACAACAAATACATAGAGCgcatttaatatgaaaaaaaatgcactacatgATTATTTGCAACCAGGACGGTTTTAGCAATTTTATTGGGAGTAAGGTCCACTCTAAAAACCCTCTTAGATTCTTTGATAGCTCCATACAAATTTGCctatcatttttcaattttgttgcaatttttaaaataattgtattagacacaatttattcactcttcattatatttaaagtccccattaaaattaaaaatctgtcaaatcacgtacaaaatttaaaatttccctaTTTTAATGggaactttaaattaaatggattgtcaataaattgggccttagtttatattcatgttttttaaacaaagatatctaaagttttataaaaataaattctatctaaattcaaattttcttaaacatggcattaaatggatttttatatacaaaagatATTATTTAAACATACTCAAAAGCGGAAAAAAGGaaagtattttgaaaaataaatttttatacacTTTAACTTTAACCGAATTTCGAAAACAAAGCATTTTTTGGGGTTGTTTTacattctatttaaaaatttttatcatcaaTAAAATTCCTTCCAATCTATTATATTTTTCGTCCCTTTGCAAGGGTTAGTTGCATGGTTAATTTCATTAAACTATTTAACGAATtcattttggaatatttttttgtattcatgatATATCCTCTTTCGTTAATCTCATATTTCTATAATTAACGGTGAATGGTAAAATTTTTCCTACTTAACATTAAATAATAATGTAGTTTGTATAAATTCAAGTTTCCTCATTATTTCCAACATTTTCTTCTCATTTCTTAACAACAATTAATATCACATTAGTTTCTGTTTTTGTCTTTAATTTGACAAACGAACGTGAAGAATCAGCTAACAAAttgaattaacaaaaattgtctcaaatccaattgaatttctttaccgccaaaaaaacacaaaaaaaaaacataagccACGCTTCATGAATGTCCAACTAAGCGTATCTAGCGATTTGtataatcaaaataatttgttgATGCAGCGCCAAAATTGCGTGACACGTCTTTTCGTTGACTCGATCGGTTTCGGTCTCTTGAACTTATCACACACTCGCATAAAACtatgtaaatttaaaaagaaataccaACCATTACCatcgccatcatcatcatccaccCACAGCATATCAATTGAAGACGAAAAAAGAAGAAGTGCCACCATGTCTTGTGGTGATGAGACCGATTACAAACCTAATTACCTAAGCCATACACATCTTctctttttatatatatttttcctttttttttattactattttttccCCCAGTTggttgaattaaataaaatgcaatttcactttcatttgattgaatttaacaaaaaagaaataaattatgtctcatttttaattcaattcttgtctgattggtttttttttttttttgttattttgtatttccaGTGAACACCATATCGTTCATGTGCCATACAAAGTACACACTGTCCATCATCACCACGTGCAAAAGGTTCCAGTTATCAAGGAGATCATAAAGGAAGTTCCTGTTATTAAACATGTGCCAATTTACAAAGAAGTTCATGTTCCAATTTACAAGGAAGTCCATGTTCCGGTTCATGTTGAGGAACATCATAAAGAATCTTGGGCACCATCATCATCTGGCtggtattaaataaaaacgacaTAGAAGAACTAACTAACGAATTTATTTAGAACACAAATTGTACaaaagattcttttttttttttaatttgttttatttttttttttttgtttaattttgtttttgtttttttttttatttaaaaaagctttATACGCTAAGTTAGTtgaatgtttataatttttgttttttattttgtatgtgtaCATACTTGTATgtaaatatttagttttataagattttttttaccatcTGCGATTTCtcataaataaaacaacataaaatgacttcattttagtatttttataataaaaagaaaaagaaattgaaaaataattaaaaattgtgttttgttttatgaataAGATTTGAAACCCATATTCATTTCATCAGGTTCGggtttttttaattggaaaattttctCTTAAATGGCCTTGTAAGTGTCGAGTTTGATAAAATTTCCTGAGTAAAATAGTCCATTTTTGTCAATTTAGCCAATCGAAGACTAGTTTCTCCTAGTTATAGCCAAACATTTGAAAATACAACAATGCCGAAATATTCgatccaacgatatacaatgatTGATATCACTACCTCTACATAGatattttctttaaagaaaTCTTCAAGTATTGGGAAAGTATTAAGTGCAACGGCCTTCTGATAACAAAAAGAAGTCTAGAACTGACTCAGTGTGAGTAATAATAACACATATCCACAgatattatttaataataaggtacctactttaaagtaaaagttcaaaataacaaTGATGAATGTCCTAACGCATGTACGAAGAACAACATTTAGCGCTTAGAGTGCTGAAACTCTTACAAATGAAATTACGCCCGcatttattttgagaaaaaaacggTAGAAAATGTTTGCCCAAAAGATTATGAATTGAATTTAGAAAATACActacctacaaatttttgggaaataatgttagaaaaaaaaaataacttcaagTAAATTGAAAATCAGGCCAGAAAACATTAACTGTCcagtataatttttttagaaaaaggaaTAAAAAGAAAGTCCTCCAGTGTTTCTAGAGCGTAAGATCGTAAGATTTATATTGTGAGTAGATGTAAATGTAAAATTGTATGAACTACGAAAGTCTCGATATACTTTactctgcttttttttctaattcctGGTTTTTATTACTTCGCTTTGTCTAGCGTCTATTGTTTTAACACTAAATATCTACCAACAACTAACATTTATCTTACGTTTGCCATCGATTTTCAAAATCGAGTTCGAacatcaactcttttgtttcaaCTTTATACTTTTCATCATTGCCATCTTATCATAACAGGTAATCACTGAATTATTTGATATGCATTTCTTGCCTAAAATACAACAATGTTACATTTTATTGGTATCATTTTTATACGTTCTTATGATTTTTGCTGCAAGTTTGGTATAGGTAGGCAGGATACGTTTACGATAATATTAATTGAAATAGTATAATGGAAATTGATATACGCTTTTTTCTCAACCATTGGTATTCACAGTTTCCTTTTCAATAACTACTCATATCTAGACAAAATTTACATAGATCTCCATAATACCAAAGAAGAATTTGTAAATTCAATAAACTATCCAAAGAGGAATATGACagcttaaatatttttgaaaaaaggcgATATATCTATCACGAGACATAGTATGTTCTAACAGAAAGTCCGCGAAATAATTtgaaactttaatttaaatctTTTGGTTTCAACACAAAATATTCGCGACTTGCATTACAAAAAGCGAATCTACGTACTAAAATAGTGACTAAGACTTGTGAGTTATTGATGTTACGGGTCCGACAGCTTTTTTCCACGAAAGGGAAACGTGCAAATTTTTCTCCAAGAGAagagatttttttaagtttaaaaataatgaacaaatCTGTCatgtaaataattaaaattttatttacataagTTGAATAAACGAGGGTATACATTTGGAGTCTGAAACATTCTAATTCATATAGTCTATGTTCGAACATAGGTCAGCTAATGTCAGCTGTTGGATATAAAGCCTCCTACACCTGAgcgatttaaattttaaggtgaat
Proteins encoded in this region:
- the LOC129921141 gene encoding uncharacterized protein LOC129921141 yields the protein MVALKIFVLLATLCAMAYSAPQPGFLGKHEHHIVHVPYKVHTVHHHHVQKVPVIKEIIKEVPVIKHVPIYKEVHVPIYKEVHVPVHVEEHHKESWAPSSSGWY